The following DNA comes from Candidatus Zixiibacteriota bacterium.
TTCCTTTTTCGAGTGATTGATATATCCGGTCATAATCATTGATAACGGTAAAATCCAATTCATCACCCGATCCCAGAATGGTGCTGATATTTTCGGGGTTCGGGCGGTTATTGGAATAAATCAATATCTCTTTTTTATTCATGGTGAATCCTTCGGACAAATTAACCGGCCGGAACAGGTCCGGGCTGGCTGATATCAAGGGCCGAGTGGAGAGTTTTTCCAAGGAAACAAACGGCCGGGGATATTTGGGATTCCAAAAGCGAATGATCGCCGTTATGGATAACCCGGAGTAATCCCCAGGCTTTTTCGCGTGACATCAGCGGATAGCTGATATCGACCGTGCCGCCATAGATAATTTCATCGGCGGAAACGACTTCCATCGAATCCGGTTTGATAAATGTCTTGCCTTCACAGGCGGCCTTCAGCAGGCTTTCACTGGCCTCTTTCAGATCGACCGGATTATCGATATCCGTTCGTGAAACACTGCCCAGCAAAGACAGGGAGTTTTCTTTCAGAAAATAAATTCCAACCTGGCTGATATCGGGAAGCTCCATGAAAATTTCACATAGCATTTCCCAATCCGGATTATCCGGAGAACCGGCCACGAAATCGAACAGGAGATGAGGCAGATCGGCATCGGTATTATCTGAATCGGATGAAACGAAAGCGGAACCACGGCATCGATTGACATTAATAATTACCTGATAGTTGGCCGGATTGCCGGCAATAAAATTCAGGGAGATAATAACATCAAGGTGCCGTTGTTTCCGGTTGACATCAAGAAAGGTCATGGTCATGGCCTGGAACGAGGTTTCGTAGTGTTTACCGGAATGCATGATCGATAACAGCGCGGCATAGGATTCATAATCCAGGTACTCCTCGATACTGCGCCCGAAGAGCTGTTCACTTGGTACTCCCAGGAGATTCTCGGTTAAATCATCAACATAGACAAAGCGACCGTTCAGATCGATTTTGAATACGGGACATTTGCAGAGGTTGGTCTTCTCGACGAAGAATTTTGATGACTGGTCGTTCATCCCGCCCTATTTCCTGAACACCTTAATCCTTTTCACCATTCTATCGGTTTTAACCAGGACCAAGTATACGCCCGACGCGACCCGCGAGCCATCGTTGTTAACTCCTTGCCAGACAACTGATCCGGTCACCTCATTATATGTATCGGAATAATTGTCCCAAACTTTCTCTCCATTTACCGAGTAAATGGCAATTTCTTGCAGATTATTGTTCCCGGTGCCGAGAAAAATGGTCAGGGAATCGCTGAAAGGATTGGGACCGGCGATGATATCATTCTGAATCAGAACGGTCAGGGTTAAATCATACGTGGCAACGGCCGATCCGGCCGCCCCGGTCAGGTGGATAATACGGGAGCCGACATCATCCTCATTACCGATATAAAAAAGCCGGGCAGTTCGATCGCCGTTATCGGTGAATTCCGCTGTAGCAGGAAGGTTTGTGGCGGAGATAACAATTGAGGTTGAATCCTCCAGTCCGGAAACAGTCAGAGTAATGTCAAGAGTATCGCCGACCGCTAACCGGATTGGCGAAACCGGTTCGAAATGAAGAAGATCGGCGGCTTTGAAGGTATTATACAAACCATATCCATATAGAGTGTCGGGAGTGTTATAACGGTTGGCCGAGTGGATCATGGCATCTTTTAAATCCAGCGGTGACCAGTCCGGGTGGACCTCGAGAAGCAAGGCGGCGGCGGCGGCGGTGGCAGGACAGGCATAGGAGGTACCGCTACCGGTGCCATAGGATCCGGTCTGATAATCGGCTTTATAAACATTGACTCCCATGGCGACGACATCGGGCTTGACCCGGCCGTCATAGGTTGGGCCTGCCGAGGAAAAGCTGGCAATAATACCCAGGCTATTGACGGCTCCGACGGCGATGACGGATGGTCCATCGGCCGGCGGCGTAACATAATGCCAGGCGTTGAGATTTTCATTACCGGCGGAATTGACCACGACAATGCCATTGGCGGCGGCCTGTTCGGCGGCTATGGTAACCAGGGCCGTTTTACCATCGAGGTCTTCGTAGGTATACCAGTCGAAATAACCCAGCGAGGATGAAATGACATCGGCTCCAAGGGAGTCGGCCCATTCGGCCGCGGCCACCCAGTAATCTTCCTCGGCTTCAATTTCCTCCTCGACCCGTTCTGTTTTGGCCACCAGAAATGAAGCCTCATAGGCGCCGCCGACAAACACGGAATCTTCTTTGCCGCCGATAATTGACAGGGTGGCGGTTCCATGAGCCGGAGCGGCAGGGGAATTGTCGATATCGCCGACCGAGGTATCATCGAAAACAAAATCGTATTTGCATCTGTCGCAGATATTCAGGTGACTGAAGGCAGGATGATCGAGATCGAATCCGGTATCGAAAATGCCGATTAAAATGCCCTCGCCGGTATATCCCAATTGATGCATCAGCGGGATATTGACCATATTCAACTGCGTATATGAATATCCATACCAATCACGCACCGAATCGGGCAGGATATCGGATGGCTTTTTCGTTTCCGGCGGGATGGAGATATCTTTTATATCACCATCTGGAATTGGTATTCTTCGGGCAACTGCCACCGGCTGTATTTTACAGACGAAAGACAGGGCCGCCAATGATTCGATGGTGGCCTTATCAGCCATCCCCGAAACGGCGTTGAGCCAGCGCGATTGGTATATAACCTTAAACCCGGCGGCCGATAATTGACTGACATAATCCTGATTGACCGGGATATCGGCGAAACTGAAGATCTCGGGATTATCGGAGCGCCTGATCCGCCGCTCCAAGGAACGCCTGGTATAGCGATCGGCCAGATTGGCGATGGCGGATTTCCGGCCGGCCTCGTCAGGGAAACCCTTATCGGTAAAGAAAACCCAGATTTTGCATTTATCCACCGGTGAGAGCTGGTTAATGCGGGCGATGAACCTGGTTGAAATTTTACCGGCCGGAGGGATTAATTCAGAAGAAGACGAGTCTGCGAATGATTGGGAAAATACTAAGAATATTACTAGCAGAACAATTGAATATCTCATCTTATTTCCTTTCACAATACCTTACTTAAAAAATCCCTGGTTCGTTGTTTTTTCGGATTTGCCAGGATTTCATGTGGCGGGCCATCCTCGACAATCCGGCCATTATCCATAAAAATGACTCTTGAGGCGACTTCACGAGCGAATCCAATCTCATGAGTTACGACCACCATGGTCATGCCTTCCGCCGCCAGATTTTTCATCACTTCGAGAACTTCGCCGATCATTTCCGGATCAAGAGCGGAAGTAACCTCATCGAACAACATAACTTTCGGATCCATGGCCAGCGCCCGGGCGATAGCCACCCTTTGTTTCTGCCCGCCCGACAACTGGGCCGGGAAAGCCTCGACTTTATCCTCAAGCCCTACCCGACCAAGCAACAGCAGTCCCTTTTTCCGGGCCTCATCCGCGCTACGCTTGCGAACCACCCGCTGGGCCAACATTATATTGTTTATAACGTTCAAATGCGGGAAAAGGTTGAAATTCTGGAAAACCATCCCCACCTCGAGCCGCAGGTCGTGGATATTTTTCTGATCCTTACCAACCCCGATACCGTCAATGATAATTGAACCTTCGCTGAAATCTTCGAGGGCATTGAGGCATCGGAGCAGAGTCGATTTACCGGCACCCGAAGGTCCGATAATAACCACTGTCTCTCCCTTACCGACCGACATCGAGACATTATCGACGGCAACGATATTATTGAAACGGCAGGTTACATTCCTTACTTCGATAATCATGTCCTTTTGCTCCCGAAACCTTCAACGGCATAAACCCGTTCGAGATATTTGACCAGCCGCGTCAGAGAAAATGTCATCACCAGATAGATGACCCCGACCAAAAACCAGGTTTGGAAATCAACAAAATACTGGGAGTAATATTCCCGTCCGGCCCGGGTCAACTCCCTCATCCCGATAATCGAAACCAGCGAGGAATCCTTGAGCGAGGCGATAAATTCGTTGGCCGATGGAGGGATAACGATTCGCATGGATTGAGGAATGATAACATGGCGGAGGGTTTGAAACCGGGTCATGCCCAGTGACTGGGCGGCTTCATATTGCCCATGATCGATAGCCTCGATACCGGAGCGGAAGATTTCGGCCAGGTAGGCCGAGTAACATATTCCCACCGCCAGCACCCCGGCGGTGAAACGGTCCAATTCGAGCAGGCTTCCCAGGCCAAAATAGATAAAAAATATTTGCACCAGAAGCGGTACCCCGCGGATTATATTGATGTAGGCTCCAGCCAATCGGGCGATAAATTTCACCCGCGAGATTCTAAGGATTCCCATGATCAATCCAAGAACCAGGGCCAAGGCGAATGAAGTCACCGTAATCAGGGCGGTGTAGGGAACTGCCGGGATCAGGTATTTAAAAATATCCCAGTACAGGACAATTTGTTCGGCCAGCCATGAAATCAAATATAAGTCTCCTTTGATTGATAAAGCTAACCATCTCATGGATTAAGGTCAAGCCGGAATTTTGGACAACAAATTCGCCGGGAATGAAAACGGGGTTGACAAGTAAGGGATTTGATGGTAGTATTGCTTTGCGAATTGTCGTATATTAACAGACAGATAAATGCCCCCGTGGTGTAATGGATAACGCATCGGCCTCCGGAGCCGGTAATCCAGGTTCGATTCCTGGCGGGGGTATTTTAAATTTGTACCAGGGGACAGATTAGACACACCCATAAGACCTATTTAAATCGGAGAAAATATTATGTTATTATCTGCGGTTTATAAAACCAGATACATTCTGCCGATCGTCGGCCTGCTTTTGATAGTTGCATGCCTCACGCCTCTATACGCTCAGGAAGATAATGCCGACATTGTCATCGACGGAACGCCCCACGCCCCCGATGAAATCATCAGAATCCCGGAAAATTCGAAACTTGCTTACCAGATCGAGGCGCCTGAAGACACGACGGTGACGAAGACCGCTCAAAAACATGAAGTATTTAAGGATATTTATTATATAGACCAGTCCGGGGGCAACCGTAGAATTCTTATGTACATGCTTTCGGATTCGGCCAGTAATATGCTTCATTGGTCGGAAGTTATGTTTTCCGATAAAGACTATGCCGGGGCGTTAACCGAATACCGCAACATTGCCGCCATTGAACCCGATTTTCATCATATCATGACATTGATCGGCGATGCTTACTTCATGATGGAGCAGTGCGACAGCTCGATATACTATTTCAGGACAGCAATCAACAGGAATTTTATTGATTTCGATGCTCACTGGTTTCTGGCCGATGCCCTGATAAAAACCGGGCAGCCGGAAGAAGCAGTGAAAGAGATTACTATTGCACACATTTTGAATGTCTATCATGAAGATATCTATAAAATCATGAAGCAGTTCCGGGATAATGTTGGACGACCCTGGAAGGAATGGAGCTTCGATCCTGTCTACCAATTAAATGAGGAGGGCGGCACTGTTCATGTTCGGGTCCGGGAGCCCTGGATCGGTTACGCTATGGTCAAAGCCATCTGGAAATATGAGCCGGGTTATGCCGAACAGATGGGGATTGAGAATCATTCCGATTCGGCGGTCTATGCTACTGAGGAGAGCGAGGCAATATTATCCTATTTTGCCCAGAATCCGGGGGATGATAACCTGAAACGGATTATCAGCGATGGTTTTCTGGAGGAATTCATCAAGTACGAAATCGCCTTAAGGAAATTGCCCCGGACCGGAATGTTGTTTTCCGAGGCGGAATTCCGCCGTATGATCGAATACCTCGACAAATACCATTGACGGATGATAAACAGGAGGGAGCGATAATGAAATTACAAAGAATTTTCCCAGTGGTGATATTATTGGTATTAGCCGCCTTTCTTTATTTATCGCCCGGTTGCGGTAAATCAGCGGTCGATAATCAGCTGTACCTGATTCTTTATGCCTTCGACAGCGAGGGTCAACTTCTTTCGGAGAAAATGAATATAACCGCGACCGATACGGTCCTGGGGCGGATGGTTCACCGGGGCAGTCTGGCCGGCAAAAATATCGTGCTGGCCGAATCGGGCGTGGGAATGACCAACGCCGCCATGACAATTCAAAAAATGATTGATACATATAATCCCCGCGCGGTTATTTTCAGCGGTATTGCCGGGGCTATCGACAGTTCGGTTCATATTGGCGACATTTTCGTGGGGCGAAGCTGGGCAACCCATGATTATGGTTATATCGGTGTCAATGGTTTCGAACCCAATGGTATCGAAGTAAAGTTGCCATCCAGGGCGGAATCCGAAAGAATAACATATTTCCAAGTCGATAGCAGCCTTTTTCGGAAAGCCGAGTCATTGGCCGGAAAGCAGATCAAACTGGATAGTATCGGAAATCGAATTCCGCGTTTAATTGCGGGCGGGGTCGGAGTCTCCGGTAATTGTTTTATCGATCAGGCGGAAAAACGTCTCTGGCTTTCGGGGAATTTTAAGGCCCTGACAACCGATATGGAAACCGCGGCGGTGGCCCAGGTGTGCGGGGTCAATAATATCCCGTTTATCGCTTTCAGGTCGGCTTCGGATCTGGCCGGGGGATCTCCATCAGGTTCGGCTCGGGAAGAAATCGGACGTTTTTTTCAGGTCGCCGCAGATAATTCAGCCAAAGTGGTTATGAAATTTTTGGAATCTCTTTAGGGTAATTCCTATCTAATAAATAAAAATTACAGGAGATTTAAAAATGACCATAATACAGGCAAAAGATAAACAGATCATTGCGGACCATTTGAAAAATCTGGATCGCCCGGTGAAAATAATCAATTTCACGCAGGAATTGGAATGTCAATATTGCCGGGAAACCCGTCAATTGATGGAGGAGCTGGCCAGGATGTCCGAAAAGCTATCGATTGAGGTTTATAATTTCCAAATCGACAAGGACAGGGTTGAGCAATATAAGATTGATAAAATACCCGCGACCGTTATTGAGGGTGAAAAGGATTATGGAGTTCGTTTCTACGGTATTCCGGCGGGTTATGAATTCGTCGGTCTTCTGGAAGGAATAATCGCGGTTTCCAAAGGTCAATCGGGCCTTAATGAGAAAACCCGCCAGATATTGAAAAACATCACCAAGCCGGTTCATTTTCAGGTATTCGTAACTCCGACCTGTCCCTACTGCCCCTCGGCGGTTCGTCTGGCGCATGCCTTTGCCATAGAAAATGAACATATAACGGCCGATATGGTCGAAATAACGGAATTCCCTCATCTGGGAAATCGTTACGGGGTCCGGGGCGTTCCCAAAACGGTAATCAATGAAAACATCTCGCTGGAAGGGGCGGTTCCGGAATATAAACTTATTGAGGAGCTTAACCGCGCCCTGGGAAATAAAACTCAAGATCGGGAGGAATGATGGGAGAAAACCAGGTCACCGTAGTTCTGGAACAGAAAAAAGGCTTCGAGTTTCTGGTCAAATTCGATGAGGGAATCGACCTTTTGATGGATGAACCGGCTCCGCTTGGCGAAGATCGCGGCCCCAGCGCCACCAAAGTTTTATCGGCGGCCATCGGAAATTGTCTGTCGGCCAGCCTCCTTTTCTGCCTGCAAAAAGCCCGAATCGATATCCATAATATCAAAACCACCGTAACGACCAAACTGGCACGAAATGAAAAAAACCGGATCAGGATCGATTCCAGCCACGTGAAAATCGAGATCGATGCCGAACGTGAGGAAGCGGTCAACCGATTTAATAAATGCGCCGAGATTTTCGAGGATTTTTGTGTCGTTACCGCCAGTGTCAGGAAGGGAATCGAGGTCAGTGTGGAGGTTGTCGATCAAGCCGGAAAGCAACTTTATCAATCGGCTTAAAAACCACAATGCAATAATCGGAAAATATTATCAGGTGTCATCACCGGTGTTGTTCGATCGGTTCGACCATGCTTATCAATGTATCACCTGGTTTGGGATCGACTTCATCATCGGCAGTAAGAATTTGAAGTCTGCCCGCCTTGTTGATGATAAACATGGGAATCGCGGTTATGCCGTACATTTTTCGAAAGGCTTTAAAATCGTATTCCTCGGTCAAAAGAGTTCTTTTAACGATGCCATCGGTGTAATAAATAGCATTAAGTCTATTGAAGGTTGCTTCCTTACCGAACAGAAATCTTCCCAACATATGCCGCGGCATGGATTCCTGAACATTTTTATTTTTTTCGTCTACAGAGGTTTTTAGCTGATAGACTCCAGATCGTCCGAAAACATCAAGGAAATGCAGGACTGCCAGAGAATTGACCTCATCGTTGGGAGTTACAGCCAGAAGCCGCCCAATACCATCAAGTTGCAGGTCGACATGCAAGTTCTCTGAGAGAATATTGGCATAATGAGCCCTTATGCCATTTTTTTTGGCGGCGGCAATATTACTCCAATTGGTATCGATCATAGCTACCTGGAATCCTTTTTCCTGCAGAATACTTGCAATCTCCATTGCCCAGGGCGGCGCTCCGGCAAACAGGATTCCCTGAGGATCGGCCTGGGCAACCTTCAGGCGCCTGGCAATGGGACCGGAAGTCAAACCATAAACGGTCACCGTGGCAATAATGACAAGAAATGTTAATGGAACCAATTTTTGATATTCCGGATGACCGAGTTCAACCAGTCTGTTGGCGAATACCGACGATACCGCCGCGGCCACGATTCCACGCGGAGCCATCCAGGCCAGAAAGGTTTTCTCATGGAATTTCAATTTGGAGCGGATGGTCGATATGTACACCATAATCGGTCGGATAAGAAAAATCAGCAGACCTACAAATATCCAGGTCCGGTGGTCGTCAAAGGACATCTGTGTCAGGGGAATCCTTGAAGCCAGAATA
Coding sequences within:
- a CDS encoding amino acid ABC transporter permease, which translates into the protein MISWLAEQIVLYWDIFKYLIPAVPYTALITVTSFALALVLGLIMGILRISRVKFIARLAGAYINIIRGVPLLVQIFFIYFGLGSLLELDRFTAGVLAVGICYSAYLAEIFRSGIEAIDHGQYEAAQSLGMTRFQTLRHVIIPQSMRIVIPPSANEFIASLKDSSLVSIIGMRELTRAGREYYSQYFVDFQTWFLVGVIYLVMTFSLTRLVKYLERVYAVEGFGSKRT
- a CDS encoding thioredoxin family protein, which codes for MTIIQAKDKQIIADHLKNLDRPVKIINFTQELECQYCRETRQLMEELARMSEKLSIEVYNFQIDKDRVEQYKIDKIPATVIEGEKDYGVRFYGIPAGYEFVGLLEGIIAVSKGQSGLNEKTRQILKNITKPVHFQVFVTPTCPYCPSAVRLAHAFAIENEHITADMVEITEFPHLGNRYGVRGVPKTVINENISLEGAVPEYKLIEELNRALGNKTQDREE
- the mtnN gene encoding 5'-methylthioadenosine/S-adenosylhomocysteine nucleosidase, which translates into the protein MKLQRIFPVVILLVLAAFLYLSPGCGKSAVDNQLYLILYAFDSEGQLLSEKMNITATDTVLGRMVHRGSLAGKNIVLAESGVGMTNAAMTIQKMIDTYNPRAVIFSGIAGAIDSSVHIGDIFVGRSWATHDYGYIGVNGFEPNGIEVKLPSRAESERITYFQVDSSLFRKAESLAGKQIKLDSIGNRIPRLIAGGVGVSGNCFIDQAEKRLWLSGNFKALTTDMETAAVAQVCGVNNIPFIAFRSASDLAGGSPSGSAREEIGRFFQVAADNSAKVVMKFLESL
- a CDS encoding amino acid ABC transporter ATP-binding protein, whose amino-acid sequence is MIIEVRNVTCRFNNIVAVDNVSMSVGKGETVVIIGPSGAGKSTLLRCLNALEDFSEGSIIIDGIGVGKDQKNIHDLRLEVGMVFQNFNLFPHLNVINNIMLAQRVVRKRSADEARKKGLLLLGRVGLEDKVEAFPAQLSGGQKQRVAIARALAMDPKVMLFDEVTSALDPEMIGEVLEVMKNLAAEGMTMVVVTHEIGFAREVASRVIFMDNGRIVEDGPPHEILANPKKQRTRDFLSKVL
- a CDS encoding PAS domain-containing protein, which gives rise to MNDQSSKFFVEKTNLCKCPVFKIDLNGRFVYVDDLTENLLGVPSEQLFGRSIEEYLDYESYAALLSIMHSGKHYETSFQAMTMTFLDVNRKQRHLDVIISLNFIAGNPANYQVIINVNRCRGSAFVSSDSDNTDADLPHLLFDFVAGSPDNPDWEMLCEIFMELPDISQVGIYFLKENSLSLLGSVSRTDIDNPVDLKEASESLLKAACEGKTFIKPDSMEVVSADEIIYGGTVDISYPLMSREKAWGLLRVIHNGDHSLLESQISPAVCFLGKTLHSALDISQPGPVPAG
- a CDS encoding OsmC family protein — its product is MMGENQVTVVLEQKKGFEFLVKFDEGIDLLMDEPAPLGEDRGPSATKVLSAAIGNCLSASLLFCLQKARIDIHNIKTTVTTKLARNEKNRIRIDSSHVKIEIDAEREEAVNRFNKCAEIFEDFCVVTASVRKGIEVSVEVVDQAGKQLYQSA
- a CDS encoding S8 family peptidase, which encodes MDKCKIWVFFTDKGFPDEAGRKSAIANLADRYTRRSLERRIRRSDNPEIFSFADIPVNQDYVSQLSAAGFKVIYQSRWLNAVSGMADKATIESLAALSFVCKIQPVAVARRIPIPDGDIKDISIPPETKKPSDILPDSVRDWYGYSYTQLNMVNIPLMHQLGYTGEGILIGIFDTGFDLDHPAFSHLNICDRCKYDFVFDDTSVGDIDNSPAAPAHGTATLSIIGGKEDSVFVGGAYEASFLVAKTERVEEEIEAEEDYWVAAAEWADSLGADVISSSLGYFDWYTYEDLDGKTALVTIAAEQAAANGIVVVNSAGNENLNAWHYVTPPADGPSVIAVGAVNSLGIIASFSSAGPTYDGRVKPDVVAMGVNVYKADYQTGSYGTGSGTSYACPATAAAAALLLEVHPDWSPLDLKDAMIHSANRYNTPDTLYGYGLYNTFKAADLLHFEPVSPIRLAVGDTLDITLTVSGLEDSTSIVISATNLPATAEFTDNGDRTARLFYIGNEDDVGSRIIHLTGAAGSAVATYDLTLTVLIQNDIIAGPNPFSDSLTIFLGTGNNNLQEIAIYSVNGEKVWDNYSDTYNEVTGSVVWQGVNNDGSRVASGVYLVLVKTDRMVKRIKVFRK
- a CDS encoding cation:proton antiporter yields the protein MNEHLFIGLASIVVLGILAQWLAWRLHLPAILLLLVFGFIAGPASHILNPDELFGELLFPFVSLSVAIILFEGGLSLHTRELVKVGSIVRNLTTLGIAVTWLLTSATAHFVIGLEFGPSFLLGAILVVSGPTVIIPLLRQVRPIGNIGSILKWEGIVNDPIGAILAVIVFEIIVSGSAESGTLVVVLGAAKAAVFGTISGILGALAIVILLKKFLIPDFLQNPVSLMFVILSYVAANQFQPESGLLAVTVMGVVLANQKYVSIRHIIEFKENLRVLLISSVFIILASRIPLTQMSFDDHRTWIFVGLLIFLIRPIMVYISTIRSKLKFHEKTFLAWMAPRGIVAAAVSSVFANRLVELGHPEYQKLVPLTFLVIIATVTVYGLTSGPIARRLKVAQADPQGILFAGAPPWAMEIASILQEKGFQVAMIDTNWSNIAAAKKNGIRAHYANILSENLHVDLQLDGIGRLLAVTPNDEVNSLAVLHFLDVFGRSGVYQLKTSVDEKNKNVQESMPRHMLGRFLFGKEATFNRLNAIYYTDGIVKRTLLTEEYDFKAFRKMYGITAIPMFIINKAGRLQILTADDEVDPKPGDTLISMVEPIEQHR